The DNA segment GTGCTGCACCTCCAGGAGTCCTTTTCGGCTCTCGAGACGGCCCGGATGCCTGTGCTGGCCGCCATCCAGGGTGGGTGCATCGGCGGCGCGGTGGACATGGTCACGGCGTGCGACATGCGCTACGCGTCGGAGGACGCTTTCTTCTGTATCCAGGAGATCAACATCGGGATGACGGCCGACGTGGGCACCCTGCAACGCCTCCCCAAGCTCATCCCCGAAGGTGTCTGTCGTGAGTTGGCCTACACGGGGCGCCGCATGTCGGCCACCGAGGCCAGGTCGGTGGGGCTGGTCAACGAGGTGTTTGCCGACCACGAGGCGCTGCTGGAGGGGGTCCAGGAGGTGGCCCGGATGATCGCCTCGAAGCCGCCGCTGGCCATCTACGGCTCCAAGGAGATGATCACCTACAGCCGTGACCACTCGACGGCTGATTCGCTGGACTACATCGCCACCTGGCAGGCCGGGATGTTCCAGCCCTCGGATATGGGTGAGGCGTTCGCCGCCAAGTCCGAGGGCCGTGACGGCGACTTCGCTGACCTGCTTCCCTTCCGGGGCGGGGTCGGACAGGGCGTCTGATTCCTGCATCGGTCTCCCTCGACACCTCCGCGGCACGGCGCATTGCGCTGGCCGCCCAGGGGTTCTGCGACAAGGCGCCGGCCAGTCGGGTAGACACCCGACATTTTCGTCGGGTGGTGGGACGCCTCGGCCTGCTGCAGTTGGATTCCGTGCAGGCTGTCTGCCGGTCGCACTACCTGCCCGTGTACAGCCGTCTTGGGGTCTACGACCGCGACCATCTCGACGACTGGTTGTGGCAGTCCGGTGAGATGTTCGAGACGTGGTCTCACGAGGCGTCCATCGCTCCCGTGAAACTCGAACCGCTGCTGCGGTGGTCGAAGGCCCGGGCCCGAGCGGGCCGGACGTGGGCGGGGTTGGCGGCGCTGGCCGAGAATCGGGCCGAGTACGTGGAATCGGTGCTCGATGAGGTTCGTGCCAACGGGCCGGTGACAGCCGGCAACCTGAGCGACCCACGCCCTCGCGACGGTTCGTGGTGGGACGGGCGGTCCGACGGGAAGCGGGCGGTGGATTGGCTTTTCCGGATTGGCGAAGTGGGCAGCCGCCGTATCGGGAACTTCGAACGCACCTACGAGGCGTTCGACCGGCTCGTGCCCGCCGAGGTTCTGGCCCGGCCTACGCCGACTGAGGCCGATGCCCAACGTGATCTGTTGGAGGTCGCGGCGCGGTGTCACGGCATCGGGACAGCGGTTGACCTGGCTGACTACTTCCGCATCAGCCCCCGTGATGCTCGGCCGCTGGTGGCCGACCTGGCCGATTCGGGGCGGCTGGTGCCGGCCTCCGTGGAGGGTTGGCGGAATCCCGCCTTCCTCCACCCCGACGTAGTTCGCCCCCGGGAGGTGCAGGCCCGCGCCCTGCTGTCACCGTTCGATCCGGTGGTGTGGTTCCGGCCCCGGGCCGAGCGACTGTTCGACTTTCGGTACCGCATCGAGATCTACGTGCCAGAAGCGGATCGGGAGTACGGCTACTACGTACTGCCATTCCTCCTGGGCGACCGGTTGGTGGGTCGGGTCGACGTCAAGGCTGACCGCCGGGCAAGAGGGGGTACTGGCAAGGGGACCGGTCTTTTGCTGGCGCGAGGCGTGTTTGCCGAGGACGGGGTGGATCGGGACCATGTGGCCGTCGAGTTGTCGGCAGAGTTGGACCGGCTGGCTACGTTCCTGGGCCTGGACGGCGTCGAAGTGGGTAGTCGCGGCAATCTCGCCGGCGCCCTCCGTTCAGCCCGTCGCTGACCCTGTTTCTGATTGAGCCGTTGACCGGGTGGTGGTGATGGCCACGGTCCAGCCGGGCTGGAGGCTGGGCGGGTGCTCGATAGTCATGGCCCGGACCTTCCACCCTGCTTCGAAAAGCGGTTAGTCCGGTCAAGCGCGGGCCCGGCGCCACGCGGAGTACCAGACCAGATGGCCGAGGGCTGCCACGGCCCGGTCGGCCGATGGGTAGCAGAGTCGGTCCGTGCCCCTTACGGCGCCCACCATCGGGTTGTCGGGTTGGGTCACGGCCAGTTCGGAGGCCACCAGTACCGGCTTGTTATGGGCTGTCGATGCGTCGGCGGCTGCCTCGGCGTAGCGGCGCTCCTGACGCTCGTGAAAGTCCACGATACGTTCCAGGCCGTGGTGGGGGTGGAACGGTCCGCTACGTGTCAACGCCGCGGTGTTGCCCTGAATGCCCAACCCCAGCTGGACCACCGAGTCCACGCCCGGGTGGCCGGCCACCATGTCGAGCAACTCGGGGATGGTCTCCCGGGTCTCGCCGCCGGCCAGGTCAACCGGGTTGTTGCGGCTCCAACGGGGCGGAAGCATCGCGTCCACTGCGGTCAGCAGGTCGTCGGGAAGTGTGGTGAGCGTCAGATCTCGATGGGTGGTTATCGCGTCGGCGGTCACCACGCCCCAGCCGCCGGCGGTAGTCAGCACCACCACGCCGCTGCCGCCCGGTAGTGGCTGGGTGGCCAGGGTGGCGGCCGCTTCGAACGCCGCCTCGATGGTGGAAGCCCGGACCAGACCGGCTTGCCGGGCCATGCCGTCGAACACGCGATCATCGGACGCCAGTGAACCGGTGTGGGATGCTGCGGCCCGTTGGCCACCGGTGGTCGCCCCACCCTTGACGACCACCACGGGCATCCGGGGAGTGATGGCCCGGACCCGCTCGAAGAAGTCGCGCCCATCGGTGAGACCCTCCACGTAGCAGAGACCGACGTCGGTCTCCGGGTCGTCGGCGAACCACTCCAGATAGTCGGCGACGCTGGTGGCTGCAGCGTTTCCAGCGGATACAGAACGGCTGATGCCAACCCCTGTCTGTCCTGCGTAGTTCTGGAAGGCCGAGACGAAGTTGCCGGACTGCGACGCCACGCCGATTCGACCTCGGGGTGGAAAGGGCGCCACGATCTGGGCGCACAGGCCCACCGGTGGGGAGGTGATGCCCTGTCCGTTGGGCCCGGCCAGGACGAGGTCCAGTTCATCGGCCAGGGCTACCAGGCGTGTCTCGGCCGCAGCGCCCTCTTCGCCGGCTTCTGAATACCCGCCGGCGGCCACGAACACGGCTCGTACGCCACGCTCGGCAGCCGTGCGGATTATCTGCTCGTTGGCCGACACGGGGGTACAGACCACGAGCAGCTCGGCTGCCCCCTCGGGCAGCGCGTCAACGGAGGCCAGAACGGGGCAGTTCAAAATGATGGTGGCTCCTCCCTCGGGATCGGGTCGACCCACGGCGAAGACCTCGCCCTGATAGCCACACGACAAGAGGTTGTGGAGGGTCACGAAGCCGAACTTGCCCGGATGGCTGGACACGCCGGTCACCAC comes from the Acidimicrobiales bacterium genome and includes:
- a CDS encoding crotonase/enoyl-CoA hydratase family protein gives rise to the protein MSDGYTCFETTLDGGVATVTLSRGDQLNTMVPAFWDELPALVRELDATGEARVVVLASTGRHFCAGMDLAVFGDGDRPNPGAPQGQVRANMRANVLHLQESFSALETARMPVLAAIQGGCIGGAVDMVTACDMRYASEDAFFCIQEINIGMTADVGTLQRLPKLIPEGVCRELAYTGRRMSATEARSVGLVNEVFADHEALLEGVQEVARMIASKPPLAIYGSKEMITYSRDHSTADSLDYIATWQAGMFQPSDMGEAFAAKSEGRDGDFADLLPFRGGVGQGV
- a CDS encoding crosslink repair DNA glycosylase YcaQ family protein, translating into MGRLGLLQLDSVQAVCRSHYLPVYSRLGVYDRDHLDDWLWQSGEMFETWSHEASIAPVKLEPLLRWSKARARAGRTWAGLAALAENRAEYVESVLDEVRANGPVTAGNLSDPRPRDGSWWDGRSDGKRAVDWLFRIGEVGSRRIGNFERTYEAFDRLVPAEVLARPTPTEADAQRDLLEVAARCHGIGTAVDLADYFRISPRDARPLVADLADSGRLVPASVEGWRNPAFLHPDVVRPREVQARALLSPFDPVVWFRPRAERLFDFRYRIEIYVPEADREYGYYVLPFLLGDRLVGRVDVKADRRARGGTGKGTGLLLARGVFAEDGVDRDHVAVELSAELDRLATFLGLDGVEVGSRGNLAGALRSARR
- a CDS encoding CoA-binding protein; its protein translation is MARDLTPLFEPRGVVVTGVSSHPGKFGFVTLHNLLSCGYQGEVFAVGRPDPEGGATIILNCPVLASVDALPEGAAELLVVCTPVSANEQIIRTAAERGVRAVFVAAGGYSEAGEEGAAAETRLVALADELDLVLAGPNGQGITSPPVGLCAQIVAPFPPRGRIGVASQSGNFVSAFQNYAGQTGVGISRSVSAGNAAATSVADYLEWFADDPETDVGLCYVEGLTDGRDFFERVRAITPRMPVVVVKGGATTGGQRAAASHTGSLASDDRVFDGMARQAGLVRASTIEAAFEAAATLATQPLPGGSGVVVLTTAGGWGVVTADAITTHRDLTLTTLPDDLLTAVDAMLPPRWSRNNPVDLAGGETRETIPELLDMVAGHPGVDSVVQLGLGIQGNTAALTRSGPFHPHHGLERIVDFHERQERRYAEAAADASTAHNKPVLVASELAVTQPDNPMVGAVRGTDRLCYPSADRAVAALGHLVWYSAWRRARA